The following are encoded together in the Phragmites australis chromosome 19, lpPhrAust1.1, whole genome shotgun sequence genome:
- the LOC133900795 gene encoding metallothionein-like protein 1B translates to MSCSCGSSCNCGSSCNCGKMYPDLEEKSSSAQATVVLGVAPEKKGDFEKAAESGETAHGCSCGDNCKCSPCNC, encoded by the exons ATGTCTTGCAGCTGTGGATCAAGCTGCAACTGCGGCTCAAGCTGCAACTGCGG CAAGATGTACCCTGATTTGGAGGAGAAGAGCAGCAGCGCGCAGGCCACCGTCGTCCTCGGCGTGGCGCCTGAGAAGAAGGGCGACTTTGAGAAGGCGGCCGAGTCCGGCGAGACCGCCCACGGCTGCAGCTGCGGCGACAACTGCAAGTGCAGCCCCTGCAACTGCTGA